One window of the Kryptolebias marmoratus isolate JLee-2015 unplaced genomic scaffold, ASM164957v2 Scaffold35, whole genome shotgun sequence genome contains the following:
- the LOC108229039 gene encoding olfactory receptor 10A6-like, with product MMTLQTKIRLKMNSSQVLYFTLSAYLDISLCTYCIFMIILMIYTVIIGCNVVLIVVICVNRSLHEPMYLFLCSLFVNELYGSTGLFPFLLIQILSDVHTVSAPLCFLQIFCLYTYGSVEFTNLAVMSYDRYVAICHPLQYKAIMSQRRIVCLISVIWLPPFLAVSVTTFLTSSLQLCGNVNNDIYCNNHSIIKLACSEPRVNNIYELVMTFLTVCVPVSVILYTYMRILKVCFSGSKQTRQKAVSTCTPHLASLLNFSFGVSFEVIQSRFNMNNVSRILRILLSLYFLTCQPLFNPVLYGLNLSKIRDTCKRLILQSVRKF from the coding sequence ATGATGActttacaaactaaaataaggCTGAAAATGAATTCTTCCCAGGTTTTATATTTCACTCTAAGTGCCTACCTGGATATCAGCCTGTGCACATACTGTATTTTCATGATTATTTTGATGATATAtacagtaatcattggttgtaatGTTGTTCTGATTGTGGTTATCTGTGTGAACAGGAGTTTACATGAACCTATGtacctgtttctgtgcagcctgtTTGTAAATGAACTGTATGGGAGTACAGGCTTGTTTCCCTTCctgctgatccagattctgTCAGATGTTCACACTGTTTCTGCTCCGCTCTGCTTCCTGCAGATCTTCTGTCTTTATACTTACGGGAGTGTGGAGTTTACTAACCTGGCTGTCATGTCTTATGACAGATATGTTGCCATCTGTCATCCTCTGCAGTATAAAGCAATAATGTCTCAGAGGAGAATCGTTTGTCTAATATCTGTTATATGGCTGCCTCCTTTCTTAGCCGTCAGTGTCACGACCTTTCTGacttcctctctgcagctctgtgggaACGTTAATAATGACATTTACTGTAATAATCACTCCATCATTAAACTGGCCTGTTCTGAGCCCAGAGTCAATAATATCTATGAGCTTGTTATGACTTTTCTGACCGTCTGTGTTCCAGTATCTGTGATTCTTTACACCTACATGAGGATccttaaagtttgtttctctgGCTCCAAACAGACCCGACAGAAAGCCGTCAGCACCTGCACCCCTCACCTCGCCTCTCTGCTCAACTTCTCCTTCGGGGTTTCTTTTGAAGTAATTCAGAGCAGGTTTAACATGAACAATGTTTCCAGGATATTACGAATACTTTTATCCTTGTATTTCCTTACCTGCCAGCCACTTTTTAACCCTGTTCTGTACGGTCTGAATTTGTCCAAAATACGTGACACGTGTAAAAGACTCATCCTGCAATCTGTGAGAAAATTTTAA
- the LOC108229040 gene encoding olfactory receptor 10A3-like gives MMNSTQVSYFILSTYFDTKMFKYLIFVIIFCLFVVIVGSNVLLIVVICMNRTLHEPMYIFLCILFVNQLLGSTSLFPFLLIQILSDIHIILGPLCFLQVYCVHVYSAIEFFNLTIMSYDRYLAICYPLQYNTLMTFHKVAVFIVSEWLISCLGVCVFTSMSFSLQLCGNIINKVYCNNYSIVKLACSDTTVNNIYGLLSTTLAVVLPVGLILYTYMRILKVCFSGSKQTRQKAVSTCTPHLASLLNFSFGVCFDVLQSRFGTNNGPNVLRIFLSLYFLTCQPLFNPLMYGLKLSKIRSMWRSLFSVKLR, from the coding sequence ATGATGAACTCAACACAGGtctcatattttattcttaGTACTTACTTTGACACTAAGATGTTTAAATACTTAATCTTtgtgatcattttctgtttatttgttgttatagTTGGATCCAATGTTCTGCTGATTGTGGTTATCTGCATGAACAGAACTTTACATGAACCCATGTACATCTTTCTGTGCATCCTGTTTGTAAATCAGCTGTTAGGGAGCACAAGCTTGTTTCCATTCCTGCTGATTCAGATTCTCTCTGACATTCACATTATTTTAGGTCcactttgttttctgcaggtttacTGTGTTCATGTCTACTCCGCTATAGAATTCTTCAATTTAACCATCATGTCTTATGACAGATATTTGGCCATTTGTTATCCTCTACAGTACAACACACTCATGACATTTCAcaaagttgctgtttttattgtatcaGAATGGCTCATTTCATGtcttggagtttgtgttttcacatctATGAGTTTCTCCCTGCAGCTGTGTGGAAACATCATCAACAAGGTTTACTGCAACAACTACTCTATTGTTAAACTGGCCTGCTCTGATACTACAGTCAATAATATTTATGGACTTCTTAGCACCACTTTGGCGGTTGTTCTTCCAGTTGGTTTAATCCTCTACACCTACATGAGGATccttaaagtttgtttctctgGCTCCAAACAGACCCGACAGAAAGCCGTCAGCACCTGCACCCCTCACCTCGCCTCTCTGCTCAACTTCTCCTTCGgggtttgttttgatgttttacagAGCAGGTTTGGTACGAATAATGGTCCAAATGTTTTAAGAATCTTTTTATCGTTGTACTTCCTGACATGTCAGCCGCTCTTTAACCCTTTAATGTACGGCCTGAAGCTGTCTAAGATACGCAGCATGTGGAGAAGTCTGTTCTCTGTCAAACTGAGATGA